Within Burkholderia diffusa, the genomic segment GCAGGTCGCGGTTCGACGCGCTCAACTGCGCGGTGCGCGCCGCAACGCGCTGTTCGAGCCGTTCGTTTGCTTCGTTGAGCTGCGCGCTCTTCTGCACGACGAGCAGGTGCTGATAGCGTGCGCCGGCCAGCGCGCGCACCGTCTGCGCATGCAGCCGGCCGTTCTCGAACAGCAGTGCGAACAGCACCACGGCCGACGCGACGAGGCCGTAGGTCCGTCCCGCGTAGAAGCCCAGGTCGAAGCGTCCGTGGTTCAGCATCGACGACAGCGCGATGTCGAACAGCCATGCGACGAGCACGATCATCACCCACAGGTCCAGCACGGAATGACGGCGCCGCTGCCGCCACATCAGCACGAGCGCGGCGAGGTTCAGCGCCCAGACGACCGCGATCGCGTTCGTCATCGTCGAGGCCATTCGGTTGCCCTGCATGATGCGTGGCAGCAGGTCGTGGCCGACGGTCGCGAGCAGCGCGAGCGCGCCGGTGGCGCCGGCCGTCAGGACGATGCAGAGCAGGAGCGGAATCGCGGCACGGCGCTGCTCGAGCGACGGCGGATGCGCGTGCGGCGCCGCACGCAGCAGCGCGTATGCGGCGACCGCCAGCGGAAAGCCGCCGTGCCAGAACAGATAAAGCCATGCGGTCGTCTGTTCGCCCGCGCCGAGCAGCCCCGTCGGCGTGAACAGCCCCGGAAAGGTCAGCATGTGCGTGCCGGCCATGAAACCCGTGAACAGGTAGCCGCTGGCGAGCGCGAGCAGCGATTTCTCGCGCAGGATCGCGTACTGACCGAGAAGGAGGCCGGCCGTGACCATGTCGTTGACGACGATCGCCGACTGGTACACGGGAATGAAGCCCCACACGCGGGCAAGCGGCATGCCCGCGAACGGCGCGAGGGCGACGAAGATCACGGCCGACACGACGACCGTCGCGATCGCGAGTCGCCGCTCGCGCCGCTGCGGCGGCAGCGACGACATGAACAGGCGCGACGGCTCCGACGCATCGTCGTCGGGGGCCGTGGCTGTGGCCGCGCGGAAGCGGAATGCGGACATCATGCGTCGTCGACGCCGAAGTCGAGATCGTGGCGCATTGCGTAGCGCACCAGCGCGGCTTCGTGCGGCAGCTCCATCTTCTCGAGGATGCGCGTCTTGTAGGTGCTGACC encodes:
- a CDS encoding sensor histidine kinase, which encodes MMSAFRFRAATATAPDDDASEPSRLFMSSLPPQRRERRLAIATVVVSAVIFVALAPFAGMPLARVWGFIPVYQSAIVVNDMVTAGLLLGQYAILREKSLLALASGYLFTGFMAGTHMLTFPGLFTPTGLLGAGEQTTAWLYLFWHGGFPLAVAAYALLRAAPHAHPPSLEQRRAAIPLLLCIVLTAGATGALALLATVGHDLLPRIMQGNRMASTMTNAIAVVWALNLAALVLMWRQRRRHSVLDLWVMIVLVAWLFDIALSSMLNHGRFDLGFYAGRTYGLVASAVVLFALLFENGRLHAQTVRALAGARYQHLLVVQKSAQLNEANERLEQRVAARTAQLSASNRDLRREVEERVRAERALQASREELREIAAISASAREAEQRRIARELHDELAQTLATLKNDLEWLLDRVPQDDAPLARKIAAMHGLARGAVTATRRIASDLRPLMLDDLGFAAAMQWLVEDFRHRHGMACTLHVEPGELQLDEPYATAVFRIAQEALANVARHAAASSATVALVYRDETIALTIRDDGAGFDPGAPRKSGSFGLVGLRERAYLVGGTLRIDTTLGEGTTVEVDIPVAAAHVAIAHEGSGASRAQG